From Salinibacterium sp. ZJ450, one genomic window encodes:
- the mobF gene encoding MobF family relaxase, protein MRVMSAGDGYKYLLRTVAAADGDRPLSLPLTRYYAEAGTPPGRWLGGGLSSLGHGEITKGAQVSEAQLQLLLGLGLDPVTGEPLGRAYPSYASVADRIAERLAALAPGLGIVQRAEATVAIEAEEAERGLRRAVAGYDFTFSLPKSASVLWAVADADTQAIIADAHHAAVAEVVAFIERELAATRSGATSRDGAVAQVDVTGLIAVGFDHFDSRAGDPQLHTHVVVSNKVQTAFDGRWRSLDGRPLHAATVALSELHNSVFADHLTRTLGVTWERRERDGDRNPVWSIATVPEALVAEFSSRSQHIDIEKDRLIADYVATHGHAPSKTTIIRLRQQATLTTRPDKEMRPLTALTHDWRTRASHLLRRDATVWAREAVRVEAPALLRADDVPLDVIAGVGKVVVTVVGEKRTTWGRWNLYAEAARQTMGWRFAATEDREAIVGMIADAAERASLRLTPPEPATSPAVFQRSDGTSVFRPRNSARYTATALLEAEDRLLAFSRDTCGPVISSAALARAAHTRGNRAGALGADQRAALESIAASGRALDLLVGPAGAGKTTAMNELRRAWESQHGEGSVVGLAPSATAAQALAEDLGISTENTAKWWQNFRDHGIAFTTGQLVIVDEASLAGTLSLDRLTQIAARAGAKVLLVGDWAQLQSVDAGGAFAMLVSSREDVPELADVHRFVHDWEKSASLELRHGRPTAIHAYEAHSRVVGGEAEQMADAAYAGWRQDRSAGLASILIAETGGAVTALNQRARADLVLVGDVDAGAEVALHDGTAASVGDMVLTRRNERTLRAGREWVRNGDRWLVSAVKADGAMMVRRVGRRWGGAIVLPAEYVAENVELGYAVTAYRAQGITTDTAHALIEPGTTRENLYVSMTRGRQGNKAYVSVSRPDEDHSTRHPADQAEANARSVLYGVLQHVGAELSAHQTIATEQDSWGSVAQLAAEYETIAGAAQQERWAALLLASGLAADEAAAAIASTAFSALGAELRRAEADGYDVDRLLPRLAAARGVSAADDIAAVLHERVARAISDARGAGRVRKPLRPIAGLITPAVGPMAGDMHIALCERRDLIEQRADALVDEAVRGGAPWLSELGGAPNDPQHAQEWRREVRIVAAYRDRHGIADESALGNAVTTAQRGDMICVRAALERARRVATDTAAGEWQACTVAGAPPPSL, encoded by the coding sequence ATGCGCGTGATGAGCGCCGGCGACGGGTACAAGTACCTGCTCCGCACCGTCGCAGCGGCGGACGGCGATCGGCCGCTCTCCTTGCCTTTGACGCGCTACTACGCCGAGGCTGGAACGCCGCCCGGTCGCTGGCTCGGCGGCGGGCTGTCGTCCCTCGGCCATGGGGAGATCACGAAGGGGGCGCAGGTATCGGAAGCTCAGCTCCAGTTGCTTCTGGGGCTGGGGCTCGACCCGGTGACCGGCGAACCGCTCGGGCGTGCGTACCCGTCATACGCGAGCGTCGCTGATCGGATCGCCGAGCGTCTCGCGGCGCTCGCTCCGGGCCTCGGCATCGTTCAGCGCGCCGAAGCGACCGTGGCGATCGAAGCCGAGGAAGCGGAGCGTGGGCTGCGTCGGGCGGTCGCCGGGTATGATTTCACGTTCTCGCTGCCTAAGTCGGCATCCGTGCTCTGGGCGGTCGCAGATGCCGATACCCAGGCCATCATCGCCGACGCGCATCACGCGGCCGTTGCAGAGGTGGTTGCGTTCATAGAGCGCGAGCTCGCAGCCACCCGCTCGGGCGCAACCTCCCGCGACGGAGCGGTTGCGCAGGTCGATGTCACCGGTCTCATCGCCGTCGGGTTCGACCACTTCGACTCGCGCGCCGGTGATCCGCAGTTGCACACGCACGTCGTCGTGAGCAACAAAGTGCAGACCGCTTTCGATGGCCGGTGGCGCTCGCTTGACGGTCGACCCTTGCACGCAGCGACCGTCGCTCTCTCGGAGCTGCACAACTCGGTCTTCGCCGACCATCTGACGCGTACACTCGGCGTCACCTGGGAGCGGCGGGAGCGCGATGGCGACCGCAACCCGGTCTGGTCGATCGCGACGGTGCCGGAGGCACTTGTCGCCGAGTTCTCGTCGCGCTCCCAGCACATCGACATCGAGAAAGATCGGCTGATCGCCGACTATGTTGCCACGCACGGGCACGCGCCCTCGAAAACAACGATCATCCGGCTGCGTCAGCAGGCGACCCTGACGACCCGGCCCGACAAGGAGATGCGACCGCTCACCGCGCTGACGCACGACTGGCGTACCCGCGCCAGCCATCTTCTCCGGCGCGATGCGACCGTGTGGGCGCGCGAGGCGGTACGCGTCGAGGCCCCCGCGTTGCTGCGGGCGGATGACGTGCCGCTCGACGTGATCGCGGGGGTCGGTAAGGTCGTAGTCACGGTTGTCGGCGAGAAGCGCACGACGTGGGGACGCTGGAACCTCTACGCCGAGGCCGCTCGCCAGACGATGGGCTGGCGTTTCGCAGCAACCGAAGATCGCGAGGCGATCGTCGGAATGATCGCGGATGCCGCCGAGCGGGCGTCGCTGCGCCTCACGCCTCCCGAGCCTGCAACAAGTCCCGCGGTGTTCCAGCGCAGCGACGGCACAAGCGTCTTCCGGCCACGGAACTCCGCACGCTACACTGCCACCGCGCTGCTCGAAGCCGAAGACCGGTTGCTCGCGTTCTCGCGCGACACGTGTGGCCCCGTGATCAGCTCCGCGGCTCTTGCACGCGCCGCACACACGCGCGGCAACCGTGCCGGTGCCCTCGGCGCGGACCAGCGCGCGGCGCTCGAATCCATCGCAGCCTCCGGCCGCGCGCTTGACTTGCTCGTCGGCCCGGCCGGTGCGGGCAAGACGACGGCGATGAACGAGCTGCGCCGCGCGTGGGAGTCGCAGCATGGGGAAGGCTCGGTCGTGGGTCTTGCACCCTCCGCCACCGCCGCGCAGGCGCTCGCCGAAGATCTCGGCATATCGACCGAGAACACAGCGAAGTGGTGGCAGAACTTCCGCGACCACGGCATCGCCTTCACCACCGGCCAGCTTGTCATCGTCGACGAGGCGTCGCTCGCCGGAACGCTTTCGCTCGACCGGCTCACTCAGATCGCCGCCCGCGCGGGCGCGAAGGTTCTGCTGGTCGGAGACTGGGCGCAACTGCAATCCGTCGACGCGGGCGGGGCATTCGCCATGCTCGTCTCCAGTCGCGAGGATGTGCCCGAGCTGGCCGACGTGCACCGTTTCGTCCACGACTGGGAGAAGTCCGCGTCGCTCGAACTTCGGCATGGGCGGCCAACCGCCATTCACGCCTACGAAGCTCACAGCCGCGTCGTAGGCGGCGAGGCCGAGCAGATGGCGGATGCAGCGTACGCCGGCTGGCGACAAGATCGTTCCGCCGGACTCGCCTCCATCCTCATCGCCGAAACCGGCGGCGCGGTGACCGCGCTCAACCAGCGGGCTCGCGCCGACCTCGTGCTCGTCGGCGACGTCGATGCGGGCGCCGAAGTTGCCCTGCACGATGGAACCGCGGCATCCGTCGGGGACATGGTGTTGACGCGGCGGAACGAACGCACCCTGCGGGCAGGACGCGAGTGGGTGCGCAACGGCGACCGCTGGCTCGTCTCGGCGGTGAAGGCGGACGGCGCGATGATGGTTCGCCGCGTCGGGCGGCGCTGGGGCGGCGCGATCGTGCTCCCCGCCGAGTACGTCGCCGAAAACGTCGAACTCGGGTACGCGGTCACTGCCTACCGCGCACAGGGCATCACCACGGACACCGCGCACGCGCTCATCGAGCCGGGTACGACGCGCGAGAACCTCTACGTCTCCATGACGCGTGGACGCCAGGGGAACAAAGCCTACGTCTCGGTTAGTCGACCTGATGAGGATCACAGCACGCGGCATCCCGCTGACCAGGCCGAGGCAAACGCGCGCTCCGTGCTGTACGGGGTGCTCCAGCACGTCGGAGCGGAGCTGTCGGCCCACCAGACCATTGCCACGGAGCAGGATTCCTGGGGATCGGTCGCGCAGCTCGCCGCTGAGTACGAGACGATAGCGGGCGCCGCGCAGCAAGAGCGGTGGGCGGCGCTTCTGCTCGCATCCGGGCTGGCTGCCGACGAGGCTGCCGCGGCGATCGCTTCGACGGCGTTCAGTGCGCTCGGCGCGGAGCTGCGGCGAGCCGAGGCCGACGGCTACGACGTCGACCGGTTGCTGCCGCGACTCGCGGCGGCGCGCGGTGTCAGCGCTGCGGACGACATCGCCGCAGTGCTCCACGAAAGAGTGGCGCGCGCGATTTCCGATGCGCGCGGTGCAGGGCGAGTCCGCAAGCCGCTGCGGCCGATCGCCGGGCTGATAACGCCTGCCGTCGGCCCGATGGCCGGTGACATGCATATCGCCTTGTGCGAGCGCCGCGACCTCATTGAGCAGCGGGCCGATGCGCTCGTCGATGAGGCGGTGCGCGGGGGAGCGCCGTGGCTCTCCGAACTCGGCGGCGCGCCGAACGATCCGCAGCACGCGCAAGAATGGCGACGTGAGGTTCGCATCGTCGCCGCTTACCGCGACCGGCATGGAATCGCGGATGAGTCGGCGTTGGGAAACGCGGTCACCACGGCACAGCGGGGTGACATGATCTGCGTTCGGGCAGCACTGGAGCGTGCACGCAGAGTCGCTACGGACACAGCCGCGGGGGAGTGGCAGGCGTGCACGGTCGCAGGGGCGCCGCCACCGAGCCTGTAG
- a CDS encoding sulfate permease — translation MFRLLWVFSVRVSIFFWRNMPTNILLNALRMRRGLKWGVPGILLAVPYLVAAWLCSAWVAGGGPGWVHLLVLLFVWNALKFIANGPITLVLLLRARQVEHQARKAYERDLVGYQPNRQMGPLTRSISG, via the coding sequence ATGTTCCGACTGCTCTGGGTATTTAGCGTCCGCGTTAGCATCTTTTTCTGGCGCAACATGCCGACGAACATCCTGCTCAATGCGCTTCGCATGCGCCGCGGCCTCAAGTGGGGCGTGCCCGGCATACTCCTTGCAGTCCCATATCTTGTCGCGGCGTGGCTCTGCTCGGCCTGGGTTGCCGGTGGCGGCCCCGGCTGGGTCCATCTGCTTGTTCTGCTCTTCGTCTGGAACGCCCTGAAGTTCATCGCGAACGGGCCGATCACCCTCGTGCTGCTCCTGCGGGCGCGGCAGGTCGAGCACCAGGCGCGGAAGGCATACGAGCGGGACCTCGTGGGCTACCAGCCGAATCGTCAGATGGGGCCATTGACACGCTCAATCAGCGGCTGA
- the rraA gene encoding ribonuclease E activity regulator RraA has translation MSNMTTTTADLYDELGDDIQSLPIQFQLFGARSKFEGLIRTVKCFEDNAVLKSVLSTPGNGGVLVVDGDGSLERALIGDMIAQIAADNGWAGVVINGAIRDRVAISNISIGVKALGTNPRKSAKAGEGETDIVLAFGGVTFRPGARLFSDEDGVLVEY, from the coding sequence ATGTCAAACATGACAACGACGACTGCGGACCTGTACGACGAACTGGGCGATGACATCCAGTCACTGCCGATTCAATTTCAACTTTTTGGCGCTCGATCGAAATTCGAGGGACTGATCCGGACGGTGAAGTGCTTCGAAGACAATGCGGTTCTCAAGTCCGTCTTGTCGACGCCCGGCAACGGAGGCGTGCTTGTCGTTGACGGTGACGGGTCGCTCGAGCGGGCACTGATAGGTGACATGATCGCTCAGATCGCGGCGGACAACGGATGGGCCGGTGTGGTGATCAATGGCGCGATCCGCGACCGTGTCGCGATCTCGAACATTTCGATCGGCGTTAAAGCTTTGGGCACCAACCCGCGCAAGAGCGCGAAGGCCGGCGAGGGCGAGACCGATATCGTCTTGGCTTTTGGTGGCGTGACATTCCGGCCAGGCGCAAGACTCTTCAGCGACGAGGACGGAGTTCTCGTCGAGTACTGA
- a CDS encoding isocitrate lyase, whose translation MTAYQDDIDAIEALKQETGSSWDAINPESVARMRAQNRFRTGLQIAQYTADIMRKDMAEYDADSSVYTQSLGVWHGFIGQQKLISIKKHLKTTNKRYLYLSGWMVAALRSEFGPLPDQSMHEKTAVPALIEELYTFLRQADARELDLLFTQLDAARAAGDETSVELIQAQIDNYETHIVPIIADIDAGFGNPEATYLLAKKMIEAGACALQIENQVSDEKQCGHQDGKVTVPHEDFIAKINAVRYAFLELGIDNGVIVSRTDSLGAGLTQKLAVSRTPGDLGDQYNSFLDVEEIPESGLSDGDVVIKRDGKLVRPKRLPSNLFQFREGTGAERCVLDSITSLQNGADLLWIETEKPHIGQIAGMMNEVRKVIPNAKLVYNNSPSFNWTASFRQQAYDAFVEEGKDVSAYDHSKLMSVEYDDTKLAQVADENIRTFQSDSSAQAGIFHHLITLPTYHTAAQSTDDLAKGYFADQGMLAYVKGVQRREIREGIATVKHQNMAGSDIGDNHKEYFAGDSALKAGGENNTMNQF comes from the coding sequence ATGACCGCCTACCAAGACGACATCGACGCGATCGAAGCGCTGAAGCAGGAAACCGGCAGCAGCTGGGATGCGATCAACCCCGAGTCGGTCGCCCGCATGCGCGCCCAGAACCGCTTCCGCACCGGCCTCCAGATCGCCCAGTACACCGCGGACATCATGCGCAAAGACATGGCGGAGTACGACGCCGATTCCTCCGTTTACACCCAGTCGCTTGGCGTCTGGCACGGCTTCATCGGCCAGCAGAAGCTCATCTCGATCAAGAAGCACCTGAAGACCACCAACAAGCGCTACCTGTACCTCTCCGGCTGGATGGTTGCCGCGCTGCGGTCGGAGTTCGGACCGCTCCCCGACCAGTCCATGCACGAGAAGACGGCCGTTCCGGCCCTCATCGAGGAGCTCTACACATTCCTCCGACAGGCCGACGCCCGTGAACTCGACCTGCTCTTCACACAGCTGGATGCCGCGCGTGCGGCAGGCGACGAGACCTCGGTCGAGCTCATCCAGGCGCAAATCGACAACTACGAGACCCACATCGTGCCGATCATCGCCGACATCGACGCCGGTTTCGGCAACCCGGAGGCCACGTACCTGCTGGCCAAGAAGATGATCGAGGCGGGCGCCTGCGCGCTCCAGATCGAGAACCAGGTCTCGGACGAGAAGCAGTGTGGCCACCAGGACGGCAAGGTCACCGTTCCCCACGAGGACTTCATCGCCAAGATCAACGCGGTGCGCTACGCGTTCCTCGAGCTCGGCATCGACAACGGCGTGATCGTCTCGCGCACCGACTCGCTCGGCGCCGGCCTCACGCAGAAGCTCGCCGTGAGCCGCACGCCCGGCGACCTCGGTGACCAGTACAACTCGTTCCTCGACGTCGAAGAGATCCCCGAGTCCGGGCTAAGCGACGGCGACGTCGTCATCAAGCGCGACGGCAAGCTCGTGCGCCCGAAGCGCCTCCCCAGCAACCTCTTCCAGTTCCGAGAGGGAACCGGTGCGGAGCGTTGCGTGCTCGACAGCATCACGTCGCTGCAGAACGGTGCCGACCTGCTCTGGATCGAGACGGAGAAGCCGCACATCGGCCAGATCGCCGGCATGATGAACGAGGTTCGCAAGGTCATCCCGAACGCCAAGCTGGTCTACAACAACAGCCCGTCGTTCAACTGGACCGCCAGCTTCCGCCAGCAGGCCTACGACGCCTTCGTCGAAGAGGGTAAGGACGTCTCGGCATACGACCACAGCAAGCTTATGAGCGTCGAGTACGACGACACCAAGCTGGCGCAAGTTGCCGACGAGAACATCCGCACGTTCCAGAGCGACAGCTCGGCACAGGCCGGTATCTTCCACCACCTGATCACGCTGCCCACCTACCACACGGCCGCACAGTCGACGGATGACCTGGCCAAGGGCTACTTCGCCGACCAGGGCATGCTCGCCTACGTCAAGGGCGTGCAGCGCCGCGAGATCCGCGAGGGAATCGCCACGGTGAAGCACCAGAACATGGCCGGATCCGACATCGGTGACAACCACAAGGAGTACTTCGCCGGCGACTCGGCCCTCAAAGCCGGCGGCGAGAACAACACGATGAACCAGTTCTAG
- a CDS encoding SDR family NAD(P)-dependent oxidoreductase encodes MSRVGQSQEQRVAIVTGGGTGIGAATARKLAVDGYEVVVTGRRAAAIEEVAESIGGRAIVADASRADEARATIDTVLEAFGRLDLLVLNHGVLQSVPFLETTDELWEETLAVNLSGAFYLSRAALPSLIESRGAIVAVASISALQVWPESSAYCASKAGLAMLMRTIAYEHGESVRANTVNPGTVATPMVERDVAELARQQGITSSDEAWLGLTATVPQRRPAQPSEIAEAIAWLGSPAASYVNGATLEVDGGLSIVGA; translated from the coding sequence GTGTCACGAGTTGGGCAGAGTCAGGAGCAGCGGGTCGCTATCGTCACCGGTGGCGGCACGGGCATCGGGGCCGCCACTGCGCGCAAGCTCGCGGTGGACGGGTACGAGGTCGTCGTGACTGGTCGGCGAGCCGCGGCCATCGAGGAGGTCGCCGAGTCGATCGGCGGTCGGGCGATCGTCGCGGACGCCTCGCGCGCCGACGAGGCTCGCGCGACCATCGACACCGTCCTCGAAGCCTTCGGACGGCTGGATCTCCTCGTACTGAACCACGGAGTCCTGCAGTCCGTCCCGTTCCTCGAGACGACCGACGAGCTCTGGGAGGAAACCCTTGCTGTCAACCTCTCGGGAGCCTTCTATCTCAGTCGCGCAGCTCTTCCGTCGCTGATCGAGAGCCGTGGCGCAATCGTCGCGGTCGCATCAATCTCTGCGCTGCAGGTTTGGCCTGAATCGAGCGCCTACTGCGCGTCCAAGGCCGGCCTGGCCATGCTCATGCGGACGATTGCGTATGAGCATGGAGAGAGCGTCCGTGCGAACACGGTCAACCCTGGCACCGTCGCCACGCCAATGGTCGAGCGGGACGTCGCGGAGCTCGCCCGGCAGCAGGGCATCACTTCGAGCGACGAAGCATGGCTCGGGCTGACGGCGACCGTCCCGCAACGGCGACCAGCACAGCCATCCGAGATCGCGGAGGCGATCGCTTGGTTGGGGTCGCCCGCTGCTTCCTACGTCAACGGCGCGACGCTCGAAGTCGATGGCGGGCTAAGCATCGTCGGTGCATAG
- a CDS encoding helix-turn-helix transcriptional regulator, whose protein sequence is MTSTAAHSRLAISEFDEGEVDALTLGWRIRQLRVARGMTLDQLGAAIDRAASQVSMIENGKREPRLSMLRQIAAALGTTTEDLLSDEAPSERAALEIAVERAQRGPVFSALGIPPLRVSKAHSDETLRAILALHSEVERLHRERAATPEEARRANAQLRATMRARDNYFPELEAEATKLLAAVGHSGGPVSQQLVGDMANHLGFTLHYVGDLPHSTRSVTDSRNGRIYLPTQQSASRDSRSPVVQAFASHVLGHQEPSNYADFLRQRVETNYLTAAILLPEADAVRFLTEAKNFRRISMEDLRDAFAVSYETAAHRFTNLATARFGIPVHFSKVHESGTIVKAYSNDGVKHPTDALGAVEGTTVCRKWTAFTVFAAEDRFSPWYQYTDNPNGTYWCTSRIEKAKEGDYSVTVGVPFEHVKWFRGRETTNRSLSSCPDDGCCKSAPSALSEKWAGHSWPAARTPTSLLAALPTGTFPGVNEVEVYSFLEAHEPA, encoded by the coding sequence ATGACCAGCACCGCAGCTCATTCCCGCCTCGCGATCTCTGAGTTCGATGAGGGTGAGGTCGACGCACTCACGCTCGGTTGGCGCATCCGTCAATTGCGGGTAGCCCGAGGAATGACGCTCGACCAATTAGGCGCCGCGATAGACCGCGCCGCGTCCCAGGTTTCCATGATCGAGAACGGCAAACGGGAACCTCGGCTGTCGATGCTCCGGCAAATCGCCGCAGCGCTCGGCACAACAACCGAGGACCTCCTCAGCGACGAAGCGCCGTCTGAACGCGCTGCCCTGGAGATCGCCGTGGAGCGGGCGCAGCGCGGACCGGTATTCTCAGCCCTCGGCATCCCCCCACTGAGGGTGTCGAAGGCGCACAGCGATGAGACGCTTCGGGCGATTCTTGCACTGCATTCGGAGGTCGAGCGGCTGCACCGTGAACGGGCGGCAACGCCGGAGGAGGCTCGGCGCGCCAACGCTCAACTCCGCGCGACGATGCGGGCACGGGACAACTACTTCCCCGAACTAGAGGCGGAGGCCACCAAGCTCCTTGCCGCCGTCGGCCACTCGGGCGGGCCGGTGTCGCAACAGCTCGTCGGCGACATGGCGAACCACCTCGGCTTCACCCTCCATTACGTCGGCGATCTGCCCCACTCGACCCGGTCGGTGACCGACTCGAGGAACGGCCGGATATACCTGCCGACCCAGCAGTCGGCATCCCGTGACTCGCGCTCGCCCGTGGTGCAAGCGTTCGCCAGCCACGTGCTCGGCCACCAGGAACCCTCCAACTACGCCGATTTCCTGCGCCAGCGCGTCGAAACCAACTACCTCACGGCGGCGATTCTGCTGCCTGAGGCCGACGCCGTCCGGTTCCTCACCGAAGCCAAGAACTTCCGTCGCATCTCGATGGAGGACCTCCGCGACGCCTTCGCTGTCTCGTACGAGACGGCTGCGCACCGATTCACCAACCTCGCCACCGCGCGTTTCGGCATCCCCGTGCACTTCTCGAAGGTGCACGAGTCCGGCACGATCGTGAAGGCCTACTCCAACGACGGCGTAAAGCACCCGACGGATGCCCTCGGCGCGGTCGAGGGGACGACCGTCTGCCGCAAGTGGACGGCGTTCACCGTGTTCGCGGCGGAAGACCGGTTCAGCCCCTGGTACCAGTACACCGACAACCCCAACGGCACGTACTGGTGCACGTCCCGGATCGAGAAGGCCAAGGAGGGTGACTACTCGGTGACGGTCGGGGTGCCGTTCGAGCACGTGAAGTGGTTCCGTGGCCGTGAGACGACGAATCGGTCCCTCTCGAGCTGCCCGGACGACGGCTGCTGCAAAAGCGCTCCAAGCGCACTTTCGGAGAAGTGGGCCGGCCACTCCTGGCCGGCGGCCAGGACGCCGACCAGCTTGCTCGCCGCGCTCCCGACCGGCACATTCCCGGGCGTGAACGAGGTCGAGGTTTATTCCTTCCTCGAGGCTCACGAGCCAGCCTAA
- the aceB gene encoding malate synthase A, with the protein MNTLLAEHSTAPTTLPVPTRLPAGPRIEVVGRLHERFDEILTPAALEFLADLHQRFAGRRHDRLADRMRRRFEIGNGRDPKFRDDTASIRADASWRVAGAGPGLEDRRVEITGPTDRKMTINALNSGAKVWLADQEDATSPTWANVIGGQVSLFDAIRRQIDFTSPEGKEYKLTKGETPTIVMRPRGWHLVEKHLRFVDPAGVAMAASGSLVDFGLYFFHNTQALIDSGRGPYFYIAKLESSEEARLWDDVFSFSERRAGIPIGTIRATVLIETLPAAFQMEEILYELRDHCAGLNAGRWDYIFSIIKNYRGRGARFILPDRSEVTMTVPFMRAYTELLVKTCHKRGAHAIGGMSAFIPNRRDPAVTARAIEKVSADKKREAGDGFDGTWVAHPDLIDTARAEFDAVLGDRPNQIDRQRDDVEVTAAQLLDVHIGRAVTDAGLRDNVSIGVRYLESWLRGIGAAAIDNLMEDAATAEISRSQIWQWIHQDVRTDDGAPITRDRVERILTDLLATVERFDDDRFDDAADVFRDVALRDEFPTFLTVGAYSRFLVDLA; encoded by the coding sequence ATGAACACGCTGCTCGCCGAGCACAGCACGGCACCGACCACGTTGCCCGTCCCCACCCGGCTGCCCGCCGGCCCTCGCATCGAGGTTGTCGGTCGGCTGCATGAGCGTTTCGACGAGATCCTCACCCCGGCGGCGCTCGAGTTCCTCGCCGATCTGCACCAGCGGTTCGCCGGCCGCCGTCACGACCGGCTCGCCGACCGGATGCGCCGCCGCTTCGAGATCGGCAACGGCCGCGACCCGAAGTTCCGCGACGACACCGCGTCGATCCGGGCGGATGCTTCCTGGCGGGTGGCCGGGGCCGGGCCCGGTCTCGAAGACCGCCGGGTCGAGATCACCGGACCGACCGACCGCAAGATGACGATCAACGCCCTCAACTCGGGGGCGAAGGTGTGGCTCGCCGACCAGGAAGACGCCACCAGCCCGACCTGGGCGAACGTGATCGGAGGCCAGGTCTCGTTGTTCGACGCGATCCGTCGCCAGATTGACTTCACCAGCCCCGAGGGCAAGGAATACAAACTCACCAAGGGTGAGACGCCGACGATCGTGATGAGGCCGCGCGGCTGGCACCTCGTCGAGAAACACCTCAGATTCGTCGATCCCGCCGGCGTCGCCATGGCGGCATCCGGCAGTCTCGTCGATTTCGGACTGTACTTCTTCCACAACACACAGGCGCTGATCGACTCCGGCCGCGGACCGTACTTCTATATCGCCAAGCTCGAATCCAGCGAAGAAGCCCGGCTCTGGGATGACGTGTTCTCGTTCTCCGAGCGGCGCGCCGGCATCCCCATCGGAACCATTCGCGCCACGGTTCTTATCGAAACGCTGCCGGCAGCGTTTCAGATGGAAGAGATCCTCTACGAACTGCGTGACCACTGCGCCGGGCTGAACGCCGGCCGCTGGGACTACATCTTCTCGATCATCAAAAACTACCGCGGCCGCGGCGCGCGCTTCATTCTGCCCGACCGCAGTGAGGTCACCATGACGGTGCCGTTCATGCGGGCGTACACCGAGCTGCTCGTGAAGACCTGCCACAAGCGGGGCGCACACGCGATCGGCGGGATGAGCGCGTTCATCCCGAACCGCCGTGACCCGGCTGTCACCGCTCGCGCGATCGAGAAGGTGTCCGCCGACAAGAAGCGCGAGGCCGGCGACGGCTTCGACGGCACCTGGGTGGCCCACCCCGACCTCATCGACACGGCCCGCGCGGAATTCGATGCGGTGCTCGGCGACCGGCCGAACCAGATCGACCGCCAGCGCGACGACGTCGAGGTGACCGCCGCACAGCTGCTCGACGTGCACATCGGCCGCGCCGTGACGGATGCCGGGCTCCGCGACAACGTCTCGATCGGCGTCCGCTATCTCGAATCCTGGCTCCGCGGCATCGGTGCCGCGGCCATCGACAACCTGATGGAGGATGCCGCGACGGCAGAGATCAGCCGCTCGCAGATCTGGCAGTGGATCCACCAGGACGTCCGCACCGACGACGGCGCCCCGATCACCCGCGACCGGGTCGAGCGAATCCTCACCGACCTGCTCGCCACCGTCGAGCGTTTCGACGACGACCGGTTCGATGACGCCGCGGATGTCTTCCGTGACGTGGCGCTGAGGGACGAGTTCCCGACGTTCCTCACGGTGGGCGCGTACTCAAGGTTCCTCGTCGACCTGGCGTAG
- a CDS encoding LysR substrate-binding domain-containing protein: MEVHKAKAFLAVAEDLHFGRAAARLHMAQPPLSRLIRALEDELGAVLFERNPRNVTLTAVGESLVEPARDLVMRSERMIELVRRVQQGETGRVRLGFAGASVNAVVSALARRVRTDRPGLTLELYGSQLSHPGLEGLRAGALDAVVGRWDSLPRDVESRVVASEELWVALPDNHALAQKEAVSMEDIANEPWIVLPGGSGATLSNRLHLLGMRGRFVPRIVQTAVDSATQLLLVDAGVGIALTFSGVRENVPVHAVVFRPITPGLGSVDVRLAWRRADDNPALSAVVEISEAVYPGSASSEED; this comes from the coding sequence ATGGAAGTGCACAAGGCTAAGGCCTTTCTGGCCGTGGCGGAGGATCTGCACTTCGGCCGCGCGGCCGCGCGACTCCACATGGCGCAGCCTCCACTAAGCAGACTGATACGTGCCTTAGAGGATGAACTGGGGGCTGTGCTCTTCGAGCGGAATCCCCGGAATGTCACACTGACAGCCGTCGGCGAATCGCTGGTCGAGCCTGCCCGGGACCTCGTTATGCGGTCGGAGCGCATGATCGAGCTGGTCCGCCGGGTCCAACAAGGCGAGACAGGCAGAGTCCGTCTCGGCTTTGCAGGGGCGTCCGTCAATGCGGTTGTTAGCGCCCTTGCACGTCGCGTCCGCACCGATCGCCCGGGCCTGACCCTTGAGTTATATGGCTCCCAACTTTCACACCCTGGACTGGAAGGATTGAGAGCCGGCGCATTGGATGCGGTCGTCGGTCGCTGGGACTCACTACCCCGCGATGTGGAGTCCCGGGTGGTGGCTTCGGAGGAACTCTGGGTTGCCCTTCCGGACAATCATGCTCTGGCGCAGAAAGAGGCCGTGTCTATGGAAGACATCGCAAATGAGCCTTGGATTGTCTTGCCAGGTGGAAGCGGTGCCACGCTCTCGAACCGTCTCCACCTATTGGGCATGCGCGGCAGGTTTGTTCCGCGAATCGTTCAGACTGCCGTTGACTCAGCCACTCAACTCCTCCTTGTGGACGCCGGGGTAGGAATTGCCTTGACCTTCTCTGGTGTGCGCGAGAATGTGCCGGTGCATGCCGTCGTTTTTCGACCCATCACCCCGGGCCTAGGATCGGTCGACGTGCGCCTCGCCTGGCGGAGGGCAGATGATAATCCTGCATTGTCGGCTGTGGTCGAAATCTCGGAGGCAGTGTATCCCGGCTCCGCTTCCTCCGAAGAGGACTAA